The genomic region ATTTGAAGAGGCCCGCAGCGCCGCCCACCTGCTGGAAATCACCTATGTCGCCGAACCCGGCGCGTTCGATCTGGCGGCCGCCAAGGATTCGGCGACCCCGCCGCCACCCGCTGGTTTCGGCCCCCCGCCGCAGACGCAGACCGGAGATTTCGAAGGCGCCTTCAACGCCGCACCGATCCAGATCGACCAGCACTACAGCACGCCGCCGGATCAGGCGCACGCGATGATGGAACCCCACGCCACCATCGCCCAGTGGAACGGCAATTCGCTGACGTTGTGGACGTCGATCCAGCAGATCAACTGGGGCGTGCGCGATCTGGCCAAGACACTCGGCATACGCAAAGAAGAAATTCGTTTGATATCGCCCTACATCGGCGGCGGTTTCGGCGGCAAAGGCACGATCCTGTGTGACGCGGTGCTGGCGTCGCTGGCGGCGCGCCACGCCAGGCGCCCGGTGAAAGTCGCGTTGCCACGTCCGCTGATGTTCAACAATTTGACCCATCGCCCCGCGACGCTTCAACGCATTCGCCTCGGTGCCAGCCGCAGAGGTTTGATCACAGCCATCGGCCATGAGAGTTGGTCAGGCAACCTGCCCGGGGGCCGGGCCGAAGCCGCGACGGCCTCGACACGTTTGCTCTACGCTGGCGCCAACCGCATGACCCGCTTGAATCTTGCCGTGCTGGACCTGGCCGAAGGCTCGGCCATGCGCGCGCCGGGGGAAGCACCGGGGATGATGGCGCTGGAAATTGCCATGGATGAACTGGCGGAAAAACTCGGCATCGACCCACTGCAGTTGCGCCTGCTCAACGATACCCAGGTCGACCCCGAACAGCCATCACGACCGTTTTCCACACGGCAGCTCGTCGAGTGTTTACAAACCGGCGCCAAGCAATTCGGCTGGCACCAGCGCAACGCAAGCGCCGGCCAACGCCTGGAGAATGGCTGGCTGATCGGCATCGGTCTGGCGTCTGCCATACGTGGCGCGCCAACCACCGCATCGGCGGCCCGTGTGCGTCTTGATCGGCACGGCACAATCACTGTCGAAACCGACATGACTGATATCGGCACCGGCAGCTACACGATCATTGCGCAGACCGCCGCCGAGATGATGGGTGTGGAACTGGACCGGGTCGAAGTGCGCCTTGGCGACTCGCGCTTTCCGGAGTCGTCGGGATCGGGCGGGCAATGGGGGGCGGCGTCGTCAACCGCCGGGGTCTATGCCGCTTGCGTCAAGTTGCGCGAAGCCGCTGCCCGCGCCGTCGGATTTGATCCGCAAACGGCCGAATTTTCCCACGGCGAGGTGCACGATGGCACGCGGCATTTTCCTTTGGCTCACGCGGCGGCCGCAGGCGATCTCGTTGGCGAAGATCGCATGGAATTCGGCGATCTGGCCCAGCGCTTTGCCCAGCAGACCTTTGGCGCACATTTCGCCGAAGTCGCGGTCAACGCGGCGACCGGCGAGATTCGTCTGCGTCGGCAATTGGCGGTCTGCGCAGCAGGGCGGATTCTCAATCCGAAGACCGCGCGCAGCCAGATCATCGGCGGCATGACCATGGGCGCCGGGGCCGCACTGATGGAAGAACTGCAGGTCGACAAGCGCCTTGGTTTTTTCGTCAACCATGACCTCGCCGGTTACGAAGTGCCGGTGCACGCCGACATTCCCCATCAGCAGGTGATTTTTCTCGATGAGGTCGACCCCTACGCCACGCCGCTCAAGGCCAAAGGTGTCGGCGAGTTGGGCATCAGTGGCGCCGCAGCGGCCATCGCCAATGCGATTTACAACGCCACTGGTGTGCGCGTGCGCGACTATCCGATCACGCTGGACAAACTTATCGCGCACTTGCCGGAGCAGATTTGACGCCCTGTTCAGTCAGCCCGGCGCGCGCTGGCTGAACACTTCCTTGAACACCGGCACGGCGGAAAACGCATTCGGCCATCCGGCATAGAACGCCAGTTGGGTAATCATTTCCGCCGCTTCGGTCTGGCTCAAACCATTGTCCATCGCCCGACCCAGGTGATAGCCGACCTGGCCGGTCTGCCCGTTGGCCACCAACGAACTGACCGTGATCAGGCTGCGATCGCGAGGCGCCAGACCTGGCCGCAGCCACAGATCGCGGAACAGCGCTTTGGTGGTGAACTCGACCAGCCCCGGCGCCACTGATCCCACCGCCGCATTCACGCGCTCCACGCGGTCAGCTTCGCGAGCCTGGTCCAGCGGCAGCAACGACGGCGCAACCGGTGCCAATTGCGCAGCAACAATGTCGCGCGCGCTGAACACCTCGCCGGCGATAGGCAGAGCCGCTGACGCATTGCCCCAACCGGAATAAAACGCCAGGTGATTGAGCGTTTCGGACAGCTCAAGCGGCGTGACACCGTTGTCCAGCGCAAGGTTGAATTGCGCGGCCATCTCGGCGGTTTGCCCGCGTGCAATCAACACCGCAACCGTCACCAGACTGCGGTCACGCGCTGACAATCCCGGGCGTTTCCATACTTCGCCAAACAACATGGCATCGGTGTTATGAGCCAATGCCGGGGACACGGCAGCCGCGGCGTCGGAGGTCATTGCAGGTGAACGTTTCATGGAGGTCGAACCTTTTTCAGTTGAAGCACAGGCTGTCAGCAACAGTGCGATGGCCGTCAACAGAAGTCGGCTGGAGTGGGTCACGCTACGAACCGGGAGTGCTGCCATCGTTAAGCTCCTGCTGACGGGATAATCAGCCGCTACGGTAAACCGACGAGGATCTTGCGACTATCTGCGCTCAGCTTCATGAAGTCATGAACACCGTTCATCAATCTGCCTCCTCCATAGAAAGCGAATGGTGCCAAAAACTGGCACTGCCCCGTTATAGAGTCGGTGTCATGTTCACTCTCGGAAGGCGAACCCAACATGTCAGCAGGCTATAAACGTATTCAGTACTCGTGCTACGGCGGTCCGGACGTGATGCGCATCGAAGCATTCCAGTTGCCAGCACCCGGCAAGGATGAAGTGCTCGTGCAGGTCAGATTTGCAGCGATCAACCCCATTGACTGGAAGTTGCGTCAGGGCCGGATGAAGCTGATCACCGGCAGAGCATTTCCGCGCGCGATGGGTATGGATTTCTCTGGCGTGGTTCTTGCGGTTGGGGCGAGCGTCAGCCGCTTCCAGGTCGGCGAAGCGGTTTTCGGGCTATCCCGCTTCAAGGAAAGTGGCGCATTGGGCGAAGCCGTCGTGACCAAGGAGGACTTTCTGGCGAGCAAACCGGATACTCTTTCCTTCGCCGATGCGGCGTGCCTCGGCACACCGGGCGTTACCGCGTGGAACGGGTTGATCGACAAGGCCAGACTGCAAGCCGGTCAGCAGGTTTTCATCAATGGTTGCGCGGGGGCAGTCGGCGAAGCGGCGGTGCAGATCGCCCTGATGTCGGGGGCCAAGGTATCGGGCAGTTGCAGCGCGTCGAACGTTGCCCGGGCACAGGCGCTGGGGGTATCGACCGTCTACGACTACCGGTTAACGGACCTGACAAGACTGCCGGCGCGCTTCGATGTGGTGTATGACACGGCCGCGACGATGACGGTCTCGACCGGTATCGGATTGCTGCGTCCGGGCGGCTGTTTGCTTGATCTCAATCCGGGTCCGGGTAAATTCCTGCGTGGCTTGATTGATCGGCGACTGAAACTGGTCATTGGCACACCGCGACACGAAATCCTCGAAACACTGGCCAGTGCCGCCAGTGAGGCACGCTTGAAGATTCGGCTAGGAGAAGTGGTGCCGCTGGACGGCGCCATACAACTGATCCGCGAGCTCGAACAGGGCCGCAAACTCGGCGGCAAAGGTGTCGTCGCCATGGAGCGTTAATGGCCAGAAGTCATCGTCTGTTTGAGCTGATGCAAGCGCTGCGGCGTCATCGTCGTACGGTGTCCGGCAAAGCCTTGGCGGCTGAATTGGGCGTGTCGTTGCGCACCATTCGCCGCGACATCGTCACGCTGCAAGGCATGGGGGCCGAGATCGACGGCGAGCCGGGCCTTGGGTATGTGCTCAAGCCCGGTTTTGTCCTGCCGCCGCTATCGTTCAGCGCCGAGGAAATACAAGCCTTGGTCATCGGCGCGCAATGGGTCAGCCGGCAGACCGACAGCCAACTCGCGGGCGCCGTCAACAATGCCCTGGCGAAAATCAGTGCCGTGCTGCCCGCGCAGATGCGGCCGATCTTCGAAGACGAAACCTTTTACGTGGCCAAGCCGCACAAGCCCGGCACAACCATCGACCTCAGCGAGATTCGTCGGGCGCTGCGCGAGCAGAACAAGCTGCGCATCGCGCTAGCGCTCGAACATGCGGAGGCCGCCGAACACATCATCTGGCCGATCATGTTGGGCTTTATCGAAGGCAAGCGCTGCATCGCAGCGTGGTGCGAAGGCGACAGCCGGTTTCGCGTGATCGATATGGCTGACCTTGCGACGGTGCAGGTGCTCGTCGAACACTACGCGCCTGACCGCCGGCGCTTGATCAAACAATGGCGTGCCGAGGATGTGCGGCCCTGCAACAGTCAGGGCGAGGTGTGTTGAGCCATGTAACCTGGGCCACAACGGCCCCGCCGCTCACACCGCCAGCAGTTGTCGGGTCATCGCCATCGAGGTCTGCAGCGACTGCCCGGTACGCTGCAATTTGTTCAGCAAACTGGCGCCCAACCACAGCTGATAAAGGGTTTCCGCCAGATGCCGGGCGTCGCCTGCAGGCAGGCTGTTTTCGGCCTGGCCCTGCTCGATGCACAGAGTGATGCGCGCCACCACTTGCTCGGCGCCATCGCGCAAGGTCAGACGCATCGACTCCGACAAGTCGGCGACTTCAGCGCTGAGCTTCACCACCAAACACTCATCGCCATGCCCTTCGAGGGTGCAGCGGTTCTGCCAGCCCTGCCAGTAATCCATCAGCCGCTCGTAAGCGCTCAGCCCCGGCAGCGTCAGGCGCCGTTCCATGTCGGCGAGGTAGCCGACGAAGTAATCCGCGAGCAACGCCTGGCCGTACAACTCTTTGGATTTGAAGTAGTGATA from Pseudomonas tensinigenes harbors:
- the paoC gene encoding aldehyde oxidoreductase molybdenum-binding subunit PaoC codes for the protein MKFDTPAGTNPIDQLNVIGQPADRIDGKLKTTGTAPYAYEQHAAVPNPAYGYIVGAGIGKGRIASIDSTQASNSSGVIAIVTYENAGPLAKGEFYVARALAGPQVDHYHQAVAIVVAQTFEEARSAAHLLEITYVAEPGAFDLAAAKDSATPPPPAGFGPPPQTQTGDFEGAFNAAPIQIDQHYSTPPDQAHAMMEPHATIAQWNGNSLTLWTSIQQINWGVRDLAKTLGIRKEEIRLISPYIGGGFGGKGTILCDAVLASLAARHARRPVKVALPRPLMFNNLTHRPATLQRIRLGASRRGLITAIGHESWSGNLPGGRAEAATASTRLLYAGANRMTRLNLAVLDLAEGSAMRAPGEAPGMMALEIAMDELAEKLGIDPLQLRLLNDTQVDPEQPSRPFSTRQLVECLQTGAKQFGWHQRNASAGQRLENGWLIGIGLASAIRGAPTTASAARVRLDRHGTITVETDMTDIGTGSYTIIAQTAAEMMGVELDRVEVRLGDSRFPESSGSGGQWGAASSTAGVYAACVKLREAAARAVGFDPQTAEFSHGEVHDGTRHFPLAHAAAAGDLVGEDRMEFGDLAQRFAQQTFGAHFAEVAVNAATGEIRLRRQLAVCAAGRILNPKTARSQIIGGMTMGAGAALMEELQVDKRLGFFVNHDLAGYEVPVHADIPHQQVIFLDEVDPYATPLKAKGVGELGISGAAAAIANAIYNATGVRVRDYPITLDKLIAHLPEQI
- a CDS encoding carboxymuconolactone decarboxylase family protein, which produces MKRSPAMTSDAAAAVSPALAHNTDAMLFGEVWKRPGLSARDRSLVTVAVLIARGQTAEMAAQFNLALDNGVTPLELSETLNHLAFYSGWGNASAALPIAGEVFSARDIVAAQLAPVAPSLLPLDQAREADRVERVNAAVGSVAPGLVEFTTKALFRDLWLRPGLAPRDRSLITVSSLVANGQTGQVGYHLGRAMDNGLSQTEAAEMITQLAFYAGWPNAFSAVPVFKEVFSQRAPG
- a CDS encoding NAD(P)-dependent alcohol dehydrogenase yields the protein MSAGYKRIQYSCYGGPDVMRIEAFQLPAPGKDEVLVQVRFAAINPIDWKLRQGRMKLITGRAFPRAMGMDFSGVVLAVGASVSRFQVGEAVFGLSRFKESGALGEAVVTKEDFLASKPDTLSFADAACLGTPGVTAWNGLIDKARLQAGQQVFINGCAGAVGEAAVQIALMSGAKVSGSCSASNVARAQALGVSTVYDYRLTDLTRLPARFDVVYDTAATMTVSTGIGLLRPGGCLLDLNPGPGKFLRGLIDRRLKLVIGTPRHEILETLASAASEARLKIRLGEVVPLDGAIQLIRELEQGRKLGGKGVVAMER
- a CDS encoding helix-turn-helix transcriptional regulator; its protein translation is MARSHRLFELMQALRRHRRTVSGKALAAELGVSLRTIRRDIVTLQGMGAEIDGEPGLGYVLKPGFVLPPLSFSAEEIQALVIGAQWVSRQTDSQLAGAVNNALAKISAVLPAQMRPIFEDETFYVAKPHKPGTTIDLSEIRRALREQNKLRIALALEHAEAAEHIIWPIMLGFIEGKRCIAAWCEGDSRFRVIDMADLATVQVLVEHYAPDRRRLIKQWRAEDVRPCNSQGEVC
- a CDS encoding TetR/AcrR family transcriptional regulator, which encodes MKATYDDTRQHLLDTGHRMMAEKGFTSVGLNEILQTAGVPKGSFYHYFKSKELYGQALLADYFVGYLADMERRLTLPGLSAYERLMDYWQGWQNRCTLEGHGDECLVVKLSAEVADLSESMRLTLRDGAEQVVARITLCIEQGQAENSLPAGDARHLAETLYQLWLGASLLNKLQRTGQSLQTSMAMTRQLLAV